The Nocardia arthritidis genome has a window encoding:
- a CDS encoding type I polyketide synthase, translating to MKIGNSAERVHSGWRPLNRSTDGVRIPLLDRIANGERYALAFGGQGSDWLDSLAATVQDNGLERELGRLVDEAATIVEPLRPQLNLVCPDGFDPITWIGVGDSDTASTRPPDALTSVAISVPGTLLAQLAIMRALKTYGLDPLVTPPALVLGYSQGVLGVQSVVNRDKADVQLLATAQVIGAAARLVARRRGLISIGERMPMSAVSQVDPDRLRAVVMELGAGVDAGVAPVVAIRAGRRRAVVSGPPDQLDRVRRRCAQIATNEERQRAAKVRGGALFAPVFEDLPIEVGFHHPGLAETIELVDQWAARCGLDTSTAVRLASEILIEPVDWVASVERVVETGVTWVLDIGPGDALTRMTAPTVRGRGVGLVAASTRDGQRSLLTPGAAPEIPPAWSKFAPRPVTLPDGRTVTETAFTRLTGRSPILLAGMTPTTVDAKIVAAAANAGYWAELAGGGQVTEQILADRLVELRSLLEPGRAAQFNTLLLDPYLWNLHLGGKRLVQRARAAGAPIDGVVVSAGIPELDRAVALIEELSDAGIEHVAFKPGTVPQIREVLRIAREVPKRMVIVHIEGGRAGGHHSWEDLDDLLLETYAELRAQRNVVICAGGGIGTPERAAEYLTGTWSVAHGYPIMPVDGVLVGTAAMATLEATTSPQVKQMLVEVPGTADWVSAGAASGGIASGRSQLGADIHEIDNTASRTGRLLDEVAGDADAVQARRAEIIAALNSTAKPYFGDVATMTYVQWLSRYVELSYFPVDSGANWADISWRDRFAEMLQRAEARLHPADAGPIPTLFTDPDLLDRARDAIDCLIEAYPQAAATVLHPADSAFFISLCKKPGKPVNFVPVIDADIRRWWRSDSLWQAHDRRYPADQVCVIPGPVSVAGITRVDEPVADLLGRFERATTDILLQRGHAPVAVSARRCVDGAVGSIEVVLVAPDVYWAGRTTVNPVRRLGSIDEWVFQDTEFGASRAAVHTATGAMLVEHPVNGQGTQVELTVPLSAAGQAAVLDLRIRIGVPPSALTGGAPVITAADAESAMARLLVVAAGCGGGARAGLPEVRFDGGAPVARLEVRWTPEVIADHAGATAGGPGNSSGERGRVVPDVLVGVCWPAVFAVLGAATGPDGTRVIEGMLDLVHLDHQVRLLADVPERETGLMIRAEAATAVDTDLGRIVEVRVRVDASSGDGGPAVPTAELVERFVVRGRTGDAIVPEPPRAAGTVGDSVAATARRRRCDRTLTAPRNMSAFAEVSGDHNPIHTSGAAALLAGLREPIVHGMWLSAAAQHAISAGDSDENRPASTITAWTVRFVAPVTPGATIALRADRTAIDAGAEILEVSCRVDGEIVLLATGRVAPPRTVLAFPGQGVQRKGMGLAACARSHAARQIWAQADRHTRVELGFSILAVVRDNPVAITVRGIEHRHPDGVLNLTQFTQVALATLACAQVAELREAGVLVADPPLCGHSIGEFSALAAAVGVMSLETLLTVVFRRGTLMHALVPRDPLGRSNYRMAAIRPSEFGLSDAQVIPFVAEIASAAGEFLQVVNFNVRDAQYSVAGTVAGLTALAAEIDRRRAESGGKRAFIEVPGIDIPFHSDVLRPGVTEFRTALTELLPTAIDPKQLVGRYIPNLLPRLFALDRSFVAEVAALVPSEPLAQVLADFQAWSARPAELCRILLIELLAWQFASPVRWIETQDLLFTEIEGGGLGIERFVEVGLAEAPTVANSAAATVKARGPAWPVAILNAERDAAVLFGADTDPDTEAEVAESDDERSVAAPPPMTTSVPADELPVPVPSGQRPEDISFTAADATRVLLATWAKLRIDQIGSADTIETLCDGVSSRRNQVLVDLGAELSLGAIDGAADADMVALSATVNKMARTYKPFGPVLTGSLDGHLRKLLGPSGRRPDGIAERVRNHWLLGAGWAAHVTAELVLATRDGNSARGGELGDPALIRPGDGPAVDALIDAAVHTVANRHGVVVGLPADTSGASRPAVDAAALDELGARIAGRDGVLASMARLVLDKLALTEQPVEPMRMDNTELVDLVSAELGSEWQQVVTPVFDARRVVLFDDRWASARADLADIWVDSGANAAGRNFAGAGEIVAAQARWWRNRADAAAASELAELYERIELAAYDCAAGEFAADVAVVTGASAGSIGAAVIRRLLAAGATVVATTSRLDEQRLTFYRDLYRDNARVGAALWVVPANMASFSDVDALAAWIGEAVVDHSGGSSVPVKPALIPTLLFPFAAPQVLGTLSDAGARTELEMRVLLWSTERLIGGLAALGADTSVDARLHVVLPGSPNRGMFGGDGGYGEAKAALDAIVAKWTAERGDRGAHGWADRTTLVHAQIGWVRGTGLMGHNDPFVDAVEAAGVRTWSPDEIAEQLLVWCKPDARARAATEPCLPDLTGGLAEAELHLATRPAGSDSPGDGAIGGNAAPTIAALPAPPMRPTELPVPDWPEVAAAPEELVVIVGAGELGPCGSARTRFELEVEDRLSAAGVAELAWVTGMITWEHTPEPGWYDTATGDPVPEAEVCERYHDAVVARCGIRPYADDGEMTVGPDGSVTAPLLTSVYLDEDLTFAVRGEEDARAFQIADPEHTVIAPLPDSTDWQVTRRAGTEIRVPRRLKLTRTVGGQVPTGFDATRWGISPDLAASMDRVALWNVVTTVDAFLSAGFSPVELMRWVHPTMVANTVGTGMGGARSVRRMNVDVLLGTDLPNDLLQEMLPNIVAAHVVQSYIGSYGPMVHPVAACATAAVSVEEGVDKIRLGKADFVVAGGVDDIDIFSVVGFGAMSATADSAEMAAKGLAPQQFSRANDRRRGGFVESQGGGTVLLARGSVAAEHGLPVLGVVAYAHSFGDGIHTSIPAPGLGALGAARDGAESELATRLRRLGVAPDDVAVVSKHDTSTLANDPNEAELHERLADALGRSDSAPLFVISQKALTGHTKGGAAIFQLIGLCQVLMHGIIPPNRNLDCVDAVMSEYRHLVWPTEPLRFDGRYPLKAGLATSLGFGHVSSVLAVVHPEAFVQAIPAERRADYRRRAGDRAAAGRQRMAEAMCGGAPLYDRPVDRRLGDDGEPADRLRDQEARMLLDSAARLGSDGVYTVDH from the coding sequence ATGAAAATCGGAAACTCTGCGGAGCGGGTGCATTCCGGGTGGCGGCCGCTGAACCGGTCCACCGATGGCGTTCGCATCCCATTGTTGGATCGGATCGCCAACGGCGAGCGGTACGCGCTGGCCTTCGGTGGCCAGGGCTCGGACTGGCTCGATTCGCTGGCCGCGACAGTGCAGGACAACGGACTCGAGCGCGAACTGGGCCGGCTGGTCGACGAGGCGGCAACCATCGTCGAGCCGCTCCGCCCGCAATTGAATCTGGTTTGCCCGGACGGATTCGACCCGATTACCTGGATCGGTGTCGGCGATTCGGATACGGCGAGCACACGGCCACCCGACGCACTGACATCGGTCGCGATATCGGTTCCAGGCACATTGCTCGCGCAGCTGGCGATCATGCGCGCGCTGAAGACATACGGCCTGGATCCACTGGTCACACCGCCTGCGCTGGTGCTCGGCTATTCGCAAGGGGTGCTCGGCGTACAGTCCGTCGTCAACCGGGACAAGGCCGACGTCCAGTTGCTCGCGACGGCACAGGTGATCGGAGCGGCCGCGCGGCTGGTCGCGCGGCGTCGCGGGTTGATCTCGATCGGCGAGCGGATGCCGATGTCGGCGGTCTCCCAGGTGGATCCGGATCGGCTGCGCGCCGTGGTGATGGAGCTGGGCGCCGGGGTCGACGCCGGCGTGGCGCCGGTGGTTGCGATTCGCGCCGGTCGTCGCAGGGCCGTCGTGAGTGGCCCGCCGGATCAGTTGGACCGCGTGCGCCGCCGGTGCGCGCAGATCGCGACGAACGAGGAGCGGCAGCGGGCGGCGAAAGTGCGGGGCGGGGCATTGTTCGCTCCGGTCTTCGAGGACCTGCCGATCGAGGTCGGCTTTCATCATCCGGGGTTGGCGGAAACGATCGAACTGGTCGACCAGTGGGCCGCGCGCTGTGGTTTGGACACCTCCACCGCGGTGCGGTTGGCATCGGAGATATTGATCGAGCCGGTCGACTGGGTCGCCTCGGTCGAACGGGTCGTCGAGACCGGCGTGACCTGGGTGCTCGATATCGGCCCGGGTGACGCACTCACCCGCATGACCGCGCCCACCGTGCGCGGCCGCGGTGTCGGCCTTGTGGCCGCGTCGACGCGAGATGGGCAGCGGAGCTTGCTGACGCCCGGCGCCGCGCCCGAAATTCCGCCCGCATGGTCGAAGTTCGCACCCCGACCGGTGACATTGCCGGATGGTCGCACGGTCACCGAGACGGCGTTCACCAGATTGACCGGGCGTTCGCCGATCCTGCTCGCCGGCATGACACCGACTACGGTCGATGCGAAAATCGTTGCGGCCGCGGCGAATGCGGGGTACTGGGCGGAATTGGCCGGCGGCGGTCAGGTGACCGAGCAGATTCTCGCCGATCGGCTGGTCGAGCTGCGGTCGCTCCTGGAGCCGGGGCGGGCGGCGCAGTTCAATACGCTGCTGCTCGATCCGTACCTGTGGAACTTGCATTTGGGCGGCAAACGTCTTGTCCAACGGGCAAGGGCGGCCGGCGCCCCGATCGATGGTGTCGTGGTGAGCGCGGGTATCCCGGAACTGGACAGGGCGGTGGCGCTGATCGAGGAACTGTCCGATGCCGGTATCGAACATGTGGCCTTCAAACCGGGGACGGTGCCGCAGATACGGGAGGTACTGCGCATCGCGCGAGAGGTTCCCAAGCGCATGGTGATCGTGCATATCGAGGGCGGGCGCGCCGGTGGCCACCACTCCTGGGAGGACCTCGACGATCTATTGCTCGAGACCTACGCCGAACTGCGTGCCCAGCGCAATGTCGTGATCTGTGCGGGCGGGGGAATCGGCACGCCGGAGCGAGCCGCGGAATATCTGACCGGAACGTGGTCGGTCGCCCACGGATATCCGATCATGCCGGTGGACGGTGTGCTGGTCGGCACCGCGGCGATGGCGACACTCGAGGCGACCACCAGCCCGCAGGTGAAGCAAATGCTGGTCGAGGTGCCGGGTACCGCGGATTGGGTGAGCGCGGGCGCGGCGTCGGGCGGCATCGCGTCCGGTCGCAGTCAATTGGGCGCCGATATCCACGAAATAGACAACACGGCCTCACGGACCGGCCGATTGCTGGACGAAGTCGCCGGTGACGCGGATGCGGTCCAGGCTCGGCGGGCGGAGATCATCGCCGCGTTGAACAGTACCGCCAAGCCGTATTTCGGTGATGTCGCGACAATGACATACGTTCAGTGGTTGTCCCGCTATGTCGAGTTGTCGTACTTCCCGGTCGACAGCGGCGCGAACTGGGCGGACATCTCGTGGCGGGATCGATTCGCCGAGATGCTGCAGCGCGCCGAGGCTCGCCTGCATCCGGCCGACGCCGGACCGATTCCGACCCTGTTCACGGATCCGGACCTGCTCGATCGCGCCCGGGACGCGATCGATTGCTTGATCGAGGCGTATCCGCAGGCTGCGGCCACTGTCCTGCATCCGGCCGATTCGGCCTTCTTCATTTCGCTGTGCAAGAAGCCGGGCAAGCCGGTGAACTTCGTCCCGGTCATCGATGCCGATATCCGACGGTGGTGGCGGTCGGATTCGTTGTGGCAGGCCCATGATCGGCGGTATCCCGCAGATCAGGTCTGTGTGATTCCGGGTCCGGTGTCGGTGGCCGGAATCACGCGGGTGGACGAGCCGGTCGCGGATCTGCTCGGCCGCTTCGAACGCGCGACGACCGATATCCTGCTCCAGCGCGGGCACGCACCGGTCGCGGTATCGGCGCGGCGTTGCGTTGACGGCGCGGTCGGGTCGATCGAGGTGGTGCTTGTCGCTCCCGATGTGTACTGGGCTGGCAGGACAACAGTCAATCCGGTGCGTCGGCTCGGGAGCATCGATGAATGGGTGTTCCAGGACACGGAGTTCGGCGCGTCCCGGGCAGCGGTCCATACCGCGACCGGCGCGATGCTGGTGGAACACCCAGTGAATGGACAGGGGACACAGGTCGAGTTGACCGTCCCATTGTCGGCTGCGGGTCAGGCGGCGGTACTCGATCTGCGTATCCGAATCGGCGTGCCGCCCTCGGCGCTGACGGGTGGGGCGCCGGTGATCACCGCCGCGGATGCGGAATCCGCGATGGCCCGACTGCTGGTCGTCGCGGCCGGATGCGGCGGCGGTGCCCGCGCCGGATTGCCGGAGGTTCGGTTTGACGGCGGTGCACCGGTCGCTCGGCTCGAGGTGCGCTGGACACCGGAGGTAATCGCCGACCACGCCGGGGCCACGGCAGGCGGCCCGGGGAATTCGTCCGGCGAGCGCGGCCGGGTTGTGCCGGACGTGTTGGTCGGCGTCTGCTGGCCTGCGGTGTTCGCCGTGCTCGGCGCGGCGACCGGTCCGGACGGCACGAGGGTCATCGAAGGAATGCTCGATCTCGTTCATCTGGATCATCAGGTGCGACTGCTGGCCGACGTGCCCGAGCGGGAAACGGGTCTGATGATCCGAGCGGAGGCAGCCACGGCGGTCGACACCGATCTGGGACGAATCGTCGAGGTACGGGTGCGGGTCGACGCGAGTTCCGGCGACGGCGGACCCGCCGTACCGACGGCGGAGTTGGTGGAGCGATTCGTGGTCCGCGGGCGAACCGGTGATGCGATAGTGCCCGAACCACCCAGGGCCGCAGGCACGGTCGGCGACTCCGTAGCCGCCACCGCGCGGCGCCGTCGGTGCGACCGCACGCTGACGGCGCCCCGCAACATGTCCGCATTCGCGGAGGTGTCCGGCGATCACAATCCGATCCACACCAGCGGGGCGGCCGCGCTGTTGGCGGGCTTGCGGGAGCCGATTGTGCACGGCATGTGGCTGTCCGCCGCGGCGCAGCACGCGATCTCCGCAGGCGACAGCGATGAAAACCGGCCCGCCAGCACCATTACGGCGTGGACCGTCCGTTTCGTTGCGCCGGTGACTCCCGGTGCGACGATCGCGTTACGGGCCGATCGAACAGCCATCGACGCGGGCGCCGAAATCCTGGAGGTTTCCTGCCGGGTCGACGGCGAGATCGTGCTGTTGGCCACCGGACGGGTGGCGCCGCCGCGGACCGTTCTCGCCTTTCCCGGCCAGGGGGTGCAGCGCAAAGGCATGGGGTTGGCGGCATGCGCCAGATCGCATGCGGCCAGGCAGATCTGGGCACAGGCCGACCGTCATACTCGCGTCGAACTGGGTTTCTCCATCTTGGCCGTGGTGCGCGACAACCCCGTCGCGATCACTGTCCGCGGCATCGAACACCGTCATCCCGATGGCGTGCTGAACTTGACGCAGTTCACCCAGGTCGCCCTGGCAACCCTCGCCTGCGCCCAGGTCGCCGAACTTCGTGAGGCCGGTGTGCTGGTGGCGGACCCGCCGCTGTGCGGACATTCGATCGGCGAGTTCAGCGCCCTGGCCGCGGCGGTCGGTGTCATGTCGCTGGAAACCCTGCTGACCGTTGTGTTCCGGCGCGGAACCCTGATGCATGCGCTCGTACCGCGTGATCCGCTGGGGCGCAGCAACTATCGAATGGCCGCGATCCGACCGTCCGAGTTCGGGTTGTCCGATGCGCAGGTGATTCCCTTCGTTGCCGAGATAGCCTCTGCCGCAGGGGAATTCCTTCAAGTTGTGAACTTCAATGTGCGCGACGCCCAATATTCGGTTGCCGGGACCGTCGCCGGGCTAACCGCCCTGGCGGCCGAAATCGACCGCCGCCGAGCGGAATCCGGTGGCAAACGGGCGTTCATCGAAGTTCCCGGCATCGACATACCATTCCACTCCGATGTGCTGCGGCCCGGTGTCACGGAGTTCCGTACGGCGCTGACCGAGCTGCTACCCACCGCGATCGACCCGAAACAGCTTGTCGGACGCTACATTCCAAATCTGCTGCCCCGGTTGTTCGCACTGGATCGGTCCTTCGTCGCGGAGGTCGCGGCGCTGGTGCCATCGGAACCACTTGCACAGGTGCTCGCCGACTTCCAGGCTTGGTCGGCCCGCCCGGCAGAGCTCTGCCGGATCCTGCTTATCGAACTGCTCGCCTGGCAGTTCGCCAGTCCGGTGCGTTGGATCGAAACTCAGGACCTGCTTTTCACCGAAATCGAAGGCGGTGGTCTCGGCATCGAGCGATTTGTCGAGGTCGGTCTGGCCGAGGCGCCGACAGTCGCCAATTCGGCTGCCGCGACGGTGAAGGCTCGGGGACCAGCGTGGCCGGTGGCGATACTCAATGCCGAACGCGACGCGGCGGTCCTATTCGGTGCCGACACCGATCCGGACACCGAGGCCGAAGTAGCCGAATCGGATGACGAGAGATCGGTAGCGGCGCCCCCACCGATGACGACATCGGTCCCGGCCGATGAACTTCCGGTGCCCGTGCCGAGCGGTCAACGGCCCGAGGACATCTCGTTCACCGCTGCGGACGCCACCAGGGTATTGCTGGCGACGTGGGCCAAGCTGCGGATAGACCAGATCGGCTCAGCGGACACAATCGAGACGCTGTGTGACGGAGTGTCGTCACGGCGCAATCAGGTGCTGGTCGATCTGGGCGCGGAATTGTCACTCGGCGCGATCGACGGCGCCGCGGACGCGGATATGGTCGCCCTGTCGGCGACGGTCAACAAAATGGCCCGCACTTACAAGCCATTCGGTCCCGTGTTGACGGGATCGCTCGACGGACACCTTCGCAAACTGCTCGGCCCGTCCGGTCGCCGACCGGACGGGATTGCCGAGCGAGTCCGTAATCATTGGCTACTCGGCGCGGGGTGGGCTGCACATGTGACAGCGGAGCTGGTGCTGGCCACCCGGGACGGGAACAGCGCGCGCGGTGGTGAATTGGGTGATCCGGCCTTGATCCGGCCTGGTGACGGACCCGCGGTGGATGCGCTCATCGATGCCGCGGTGCATACGGTCGCGAACCGGCACGGAGTAGTCGTCGGATTGCCCGCTGACACCTCGGGTGCGTCGAGACCGGCGGTAGACGCCGCTGCACTCGACGAACTCGGCGCGCGTATCGCGGGCCGGGACGGCGTGCTGGCCTCGATGGCTCGCCTCGTCCTGGACAAGCTGGCCCTGACCGAACAGCCGGTGGAGCCGATGCGGATGGACAACACCGAGCTGGTGGACCTGGTGTCCGCGGAATTGGGCTCGGAGTGGCAACAGGTGGTAACCCCGGTTTTCGATGCGCGTCGAGTCGTCCTATTCGACGATCGGTGGGCGAGTGCCAGAGCAGATCTGGCCGATATCTGGGTGGATTCCGGCGCGAACGCCGCCGGTCGCAATTTTGCCGGAGCCGGCGAAATCGTTGCCGCGCAAGCGCGATGGTGGCGCAACCGGGCCGACGCCGCGGCCGCATCGGAACTCGCCGAGCTCTACGAACGGATCGAACTGGCGGCTTACGACTGCGCCGCGGGGGAGTTCGCCGCGGACGTCGCGGTGGTGACGGGAGCCAGCGCGGGTTCGATCGGAGCCGCGGTGATCAGGCGATTGCTGGCCGCGGGTGCCACGGTGGTCGCGACGACGTCACGGCTGGACGAGCAGCGGCTGACCTTCTATCGCGACCTGTACCGGGACAATGCCCGGGTCGGGGCCGCACTGTGGGTGGTACCGGCGAATATGGCGTCGTTCTCCGATGTCGATGCGCTGGCCGCCTGGATCGGCGAGGCCGTCGTCGACCATTCCGGTGGGAGTTCGGTCCCGGTCAAACCGGCGCTCATCCCGACGCTGCTGTTCCCGTTCGCCGCCCCGCAGGTGCTGGGAACGCTGTCGGACGCGGGCGCTCGTACCGAGTTGGAAATGCGCGTACTGCTCTGGTCGACGGAACGACTCATCGGCGGGCTGGCCGCGCTCGGCGCGGATACCAGCGTCGATGCCAGACTGCATGTCGTACTGCCGGGATCGCCCAACCGCGGCATGTTCGGCGGTGATGGCGGCTACGGCGAAGCCAAGGCGGCACTGGACGCCATCGTCGCGAAGTGGACCGCCGAGCGCGGCGACCGCGGTGCGCACGGGTGGGCCGATCGCACCACCTTGGTGCACGCCCAGATCGGTTGGGTTCGTGGCACCGGGCTGATGGGTCACAACGATCCGTTCGTGGACGCAGTCGAAGCCGCCGGAGTCCGCACCTGGTCCCCGGACGAAATAGCCGAGCAGTTGCTTGTCTGGTGTAAGCCCGACGCCCGAGCGCGTGCGGCCACTGAGCCGTGCTTGCCCGATCTCACCGGTGGACTGGCCGAGGCGGAGCTGCATCTGGCCACCCGTCCAGCGGGATCGGACAGCCCTGGGGATGGCGCGATCGGCGGTAACGCGGCGCCAACCATCGCCGCGTTGCCCGCCCCGCCGATGCGTCCTACGGAGTTGCCAGTGCCGGATTGGCCCGAGGTCGCGGCCGCCCCCGAGGAACTGGTGGTCATCGTGGGCGCGGGCGAATTGGGTCCATGCGGTTCGGCGCGTACCCGGTTCGAACTGGAGGTCGAGGATCGATTGTCGGCTGCCGGTGTCGCCGAGCTGGCCTGGGTCACCGGCATGATCACCTGGGAGCACACCCCGGAACCCGGTTGGTACGACACCGCGACCGGAGACCCGGTACCCGAGGCAGAGGTCTGCGAGCGATACCACGACGCCGTTGTCGCACGCTGCGGCATCCGCCCGTACGCCGACGACGGCGAAATGACCGTCGGCCCCGATGGTTCGGTGACGGCGCCCTTGTTGACGTCGGTGTACCTCGATGAGGATCTGACATTCGCGGTCCGCGGCGAGGAGGACGCGCGCGCCTTCCAGATCGCCGATCCGGAGCACACGGTGATCGCACCACTCCCGGACTCGACCGACTGGCAGGTCACCCGCAGGGCTGGTACGGAGATTCGAGTGCCGCGGCGGCTCAAACTGACTCGGACCGTCGGTGGACAGGTCCCGACCGGATTCGACGCCACCCGGTGGGGTATCTCGCCCGACCTGGCGGCCTCGATGGACCGGGTCGCGCTCTGGAACGTCGTCACCACCGTCGACGCGTTCCTGAGTGCCGGATTCAGCCCGGTCGAGTTGATGCGCTGGGTGCATCCGACGATGGTGGCCAACACCGTCGGAACCGGAATGGGTGGCGCGCGGTCGGTGCGGCGGATGAACGTCGATGTGCTGCTCGGCACGGATCTACCGAACGATCTACTCCAGGAGATGCTGCCGAATATCGTTGCCGCGCATGTCGTCCAGTCGTACATCGGCAGCTATGGGCCGATGGTGCATCCGGTGGCGGCATGTGCGACGGCGGCCGTTTCGGTGGAAGAAGGAGTCGATAAAATCCGCCTCGGTAAGGCCGATTTCGTGGTTGCGGGCGGTGTCGACGATATCGACATCTTCTCGGTCGTCGGATTCGGTGCGATGTCGGCCACCGCCGACTCCGCGGAGATGGCGGCCAAAGGTCTTGCCCCACAGCAATTTTCCCGCGCCAATGACCGCAGGCGCGGCGGGTTCGTCGAATCTCAGGGCGGCGGAACGGTTCTGCTCGCGCGCGGAAGCGTCGCGGCCGAGCATGGGTTGCCGGTGCTCGGCGTCGTCGCCTATGCCCACTCGTTCGGGGACGGAATTCACACCTCCATCCCGGCGCCCGGGCTCGGAGCGCTCGGCGCGGCGCGCGATGGTGCGGAATCGGAGTTGGCCACCCGGCTACGCCGGTTGGGGGTCGCTCCGGACGATGTCGCGGTGGTGTCGAAACACGACACGTCCACACTCGCGAACGACCCGAACGAGGCCGAACTGCATGAGCGACTGGCGGATGCACTGGGTCGGTCGGACTCCGCACCGTTGTTCGTCATTTCGCAGAAAGCGCTGACCGGTCATACCAAGGGCGGCGCGGCGATATTCCAATTGATCGGGCTGTGCCAGGTCCTGATGCACGGCATCATCCCGCCGAATCGCAATCTGGATTGCGTCGACGCGGTCATGTCCGAGTATCGCCACCTGGTGTGGCCGACCGAACCGCTGCGCTTCGACGGCCGGTATCCGCTCAAGGCCGGCCTGGCCACCAGCCTCGGCTTCGGCCACGTGTCGAGTGTGCTGGCCGTGGTGCATCCGGAGGCGTTCGTGCAGGCTATCCCGGCCGAGCGGCGCGCCGACTATCGGAGGCGTGCCGGTGATCGTGCGGCGGCGGGCCGACAGCGAATGGCCGAGGCGATGTGCGGTGGCGCCCCACTCTATGACCGGCCGGTCGATCGCCGGCTCGGCGACGACGGTGAACCGGCCGATCGGCTGCGCGATCAGGAGGCCAGGATGCTGCTCGATTCGGCCGCCCGCCTCGGCAGCGACGGTGTGTACACCGTTGATCATTGA
- a CDS encoding 3-oxoacyl-ACP synthase III family protein: MPTPRFESIGVHLPTASLSTAEMLAEIGDRLTVDLARVTGVRERRVYSRTENDYEDSFALAKKAANICLANSRYSARDLDIVISTSITRTRDRTKFCFEPPFSLMLRNELGAPEAAYFDISNACAGMITGVMVLDRMIRAGVVENGLVVSGEQITPIAETAVREIVGDLDPQFAALTVGDAGAAVILDADGGPGDLIDYVETMTCAEYAELCIGMPSDKSQGIAMYTDSVSMHNANRYLQGIQWAIDYLAAQGKSFDSEGFDFVIHHQFSSTAIAQIQEISERELGLPMPRSLLTLERFGNTSSTSHFVVLHEYLRRGVIEKGAKVLLVPTASGMVFGQLSASVSLTVA; this comes from the coding sequence GTGCCAACTCCAAGATTCGAATCCATTGGCGTACACCTGCCGACGGCATCACTCTCGACCGCCGAAATGCTCGCGGAGATCGGCGATCGGCTGACCGTGGACCTGGCCCGGGTCACCGGTGTCCGGGAACGGCGGGTATACAGTCGCACCGAAAACGACTACGAGGATTCGTTCGCGCTGGCGAAAAAGGCCGCGAATATCTGTTTGGCGAACTCTCGATACAGTGCGCGGGATCTCGACATCGTGATCTCGACATCGATTACCCGCACCAGGGATCGGACCAAATTCTGCTTCGAGCCGCCATTCAGTCTGATGCTCCGCAATGAACTCGGCGCACCGGAAGCCGCGTATTTCGATATTTCCAATGCGTGCGCCGGGATGATCACCGGTGTGATGGTGCTGGATCGAATGATTCGCGCGGGTGTGGTCGAAAATGGGCTCGTGGTCAGCGGGGAGCAGATCACGCCGATCGCCGAGACCGCGGTTCGGGAGATCGTCGGTGACCTCGACCCTCAGTTCGCCGCGCTGACAGTGGGTGATGCCGGTGCCGCCGTAATACTCGACGCTGACGGTGGCCCCGGCGACCTCATCGATTATGTGGAGACGATGACCTGTGCCGAATACGCTGAGTTGTGTATCGGTATGCCCAGCGACAAGAGCCAAGGCATCGCGATGTACACCGACAGTGTCTCGATGCACAACGCCAACCGGTACCTTCAGGGTATTCAGTGGGCCATCGATTATTTAGCGGCACAGGGGAAGTCGTTCGATTCCGAGGGTTTCGACTTCGTCATCCATCACCAGTTCAGCTCGACTGCGATCGCACAGATCCAGGAAATCAGCGAGCGGGAACTGGGATTACCCATGCCGCGGAGCCTGTTGACACTGGAACGATTCGGCAATACGTCCTCGACGTCGCATTTCGTTGTGCTGCACGAGTATCTGCGCCGAGGCGTGATCGAGAAGGGCGCGAAGGTGCTACTGGTGCCGACGGCTTCGGGGATGGTGTTCGGTCAGCTTTCCGCATCCGTATCTCTCACTGTGGCCTGA
- the pqqB gene encoding pyrroloquinoline quinone biosynthesis protein PqqB — MRVILLGTAAGGGFPQWNCACALCLGARRGTLPPRSQECVAVSGNSRDWWLLNASPDIRAQLLGTPALRPGPQPRDTPVRGVLLTDAEVDHTLGLLILRGATDLTVYATTAVLDSLPLRGLLDRYAPWMWRDSVRPGGFDLAGGLRVTAHPVGHKTPKYVVAAARDDHWVTALRIEDTATGRALLYAPCLPARPTGLDDLLTSADCALLDGTFFSADEMGTTIGSHPGTQQARMGHLPITGHNGTLAALAHHPNLRRIYTHLNNTNPLLDPRSTASTLVEQAGVEICSDGAEFVV; from the coding sequence GTGAGGGTCATTCTGCTCGGCACCGCCGCGGGCGGCGGTTTCCCGCAATGGAACTGTGCCTGCGCATTATGTCTCGGGGCTCGCCGCGGGACGCTGCCGCCACGTAGTCAGGAATGCGTTGCCGTCAGCGGCAATTCGCGTGACTGGTGGTTGCTCAATGCCTCTCCGGACATCCGCGCGCAGCTGCTCGGCACCCCGGCGCTGCGGCCCGGCCCGCAACCACGGGACACTCCCGTGCGCGGTGTGCTGCTGACCGATGCCGAAGTGGATCACACACTGGGTTTGCTGATCCTGCGCGGTGCAACGGATCTGACCGTTTACGCCACAACGGCGGTGCTCGACTCGCTGCCGCTGCGCGGCCTGCTCGACCGCTACGCGCCGTGGATGTGGCGCGACAGCGTCCGGCCTGGCGGCTTCGACCTGGCCGGTGGGCTGCGCGTGACCGCTCACCCGGTCGGCCACAAGACACCGAAGTACGTCGTGGCGGCGGCCAGGGACGACCACTGGGTCACCGCCCTGCGAATCGAGGACACGGCGACCGGCCGGGCGTTGCTGTACGCCCCCTGCCTGCCCGCACGGCCGACCGGCCTGGACGATCTACTGACTTCCGCCGACTGCGCACTATTGGACGGCACATTCTTCAGCGCCGACGAAATGGGCACCACCATTGGCTCGCATCCAGGCACGCAACAGGCCCGAATGGGCCATCTGCCCATCACCGGCCACAACGGCACGCTCGCCGCACTAGCCCACCATCCGAACCTGCGCCGGATCTACACCCACCTCAACAACACCAACCCCCTCCTGGATCCTCGCTCTACCGCGAGCACTCTGGTCGAGCAGGCAGGTGTGGAAATCTGTTCCGACGGTGCCGAATTCGTCGTCTGA